One window from the genome of Hydra vulgaris chromosome 02, alternate assembly HydraT2T_AEP encodes:
- the LOC136077070 gene encoding uncharacterized protein LOC136077070 isoform X1, with translation MDQVDDSPVTQTVSPSELPSVSQIQPLLHSSSSFSLPSQKNGIDQINNFILKANVEPNTVEGIQFIVNAMYRKVCGLETEMRTIRSLLDTNHGNNENINIDYLPANPVEEFDSLEKKSIHSNDKDIICRKMKQIGGKNVSDFLKNALKTCITDKLCCSINRTGADKKRRFIGPVESLIFDAAYCLFPTATESSMTTLIAKHLKKS, from the coding sequence ATGGATCAAGTAGATGACTCGCCAGTTACACAGACAGTGTCTCCATCAGAGTTGCCGTCTGTTTCACAAATTCAACCACTATTGCATTCATCTTCTTCCTTTTCTTTGCCATCTCAAAAAAATGGGATAGaccaaataaataactttattctgAAAGCAAACGTTGAACCCAATACTGTTGAAGGCATTCAATTTATAGTGAATGCCATGTACAGAAAAGTTTGTGGGTTGGAAACCGAAATGCGTACCATACGTTCACTTTTAGACACTAACCATGGTAataacgaaaatataaatatagattattTACCAGCAAATCCAGTTGAAGAGTTTGATTcactagaaaaaaaatcaattcactCTAATGATAAAGATATCATTTGCAGAAAGATGAAGCAAATTGGTGGGAAAAATGTaagtgactttttaaaaaatgctttaaaaacttgcATAACAGACAAGCTATGTTGCAGCATCAATCGAACTGGTGCAGATAAAAAGCGTAGGTTTATAGGACCAGTCGAAAGTTTGATTTTTGATGCAGCTTACTGTTTATTTCCAACTGCCACTGAATCCAGTATGACTACCTTAATTGCGAAACACTTGAAAAAATCTTAA